Within the Catalinimonas niigatensis genome, the region CTCCTCTGGCAATGAAAATGCGTTGCCTTTTATATCTATAGTGATCCCTTTAGAAAAAACGTTGCCCGCCAGGAAGCAAAATGAGATAAGGATAAAGAAAATTATCCGCCAGGCTAAAACTCAATTAACAGAAAAATATGATAAAAACGAGCTATCGGATTTGTTGCATGCTATTGACCAGTTGCATGAACGCATTGATTTAAATCAGCATGTAGAAGGAGTGGGTTTGTTAGTCAGCAGCCTAAGCAGTGAACTTTTGTACTTTCCCTTTCCGGTGGAAGAGAAAGTGCTTATTGATGATACTTTTGAAATACGGGATTTGATCTTAGATGCATCCCAAAATATTCAATATTGGGTACTGACCTTGAGCAATAAGCATACACGCTTATTTCGGGGTAAAGGAAAAAATCTGGAAGAAATTCAGGATGAGCAATTTCCCTTGAAGTACGAAGAACAGTTCGAATATGCCGGACGTCAAAAGCCTAAGATGGTAGGCTCAGTGGTATATGGTACGGAGGAATCCCAGCTTAAAAAAGAAAGGCAGAGGGAATACTTTCGCCATGTGGAAAAACGATTGACTCCCTATCTGAAAAAGGAAAGTCTGCCTTTGTTCCTGATGGGAGTAGCATGGTATCAGCCCATCTTTCGTCAGGTGACTCATCATGTAGATGCAATAGCTGACTTTATTAAAGGAAATTATGATCATTTGTCGTCAGAAGCGTTAGTGAATAAGGTATGGCCGACAATAGAAGCTTATGAGCAAAAAGAAAGGGAAAGAGTGCTGAATGAAATAGAAGAAAAGTCAGGACAAAAAAGAGGCTATATCCTTGGCCTGCAGGCTATCTGGCAGGCTGCTC harbors:
- a CDS encoding baeRF3 domain-containing protein; amino-acid sequence: MKTLESVNNSSGNENALPFISIVIPLEKTLPARKQNEIRIKKIIRQAKTQLTEKYDKNELSDLLHAIDQLHERIDLNQHVEGVGLLVSSLSSELLYFPFPVEEKVLIDDTFEIRDLILDASQNIQYWVLTLSNKHTRLFRGKGKNLEEIQDEQFPLKYEEQFEYAGRQKPKMVGSVVYGTEESQLKKERQREYFRHVEKRLTPYLKKESLPLFLMGVAWYQPIFRQVTHHVDAIADFIKGNYDHLSSEALVNKVWPTIEAYEQKERERVLNEIEEKSGQKRGYILGLQAIWQAAHQGKGAMLIVEKDYVQSAFYDAVTETISMEEREGLKKIEDGVDEIIKAVLSHQGKVVFLEQEQLEKYQHMDMFTRF